The following are encoded in a window of Salvelinus fontinalis isolate EN_2023a unplaced genomic scaffold, ASM2944872v1 scaffold_0386, whole genome shotgun sequence genomic DNA:
- the LOC129845854 gene encoding uncharacterized protein LOC129845854, producing the protein PFIYQPLPPPAPSSTSPFLYHPLPLPAPSSTSPFLDQPLPPPAPSSTSPFLHQPLPLPSPSSTSPFLSSTIPFLYQPLPLPAPSSTSPFIYQPLPPPAPSSNIPFLYQPLPPPAPSSTSPFLYQPLPLPAPSSISPFLYQPLPLPSSSSTSPFLHQPLPLPAPSSTSPFLHQPLPLPAPSSTSPFLYHPLPPPALSSTSPFLYQPLPPPAPSSTSPFLYQPLPPPAPSSTSPFLYHPLPLPAPSSTSPFLHQPLPLPAPSSTSPFLYQPLPPPAPSSTSPFLYQPLPPPAPSSTSPFLHQPLPPPAPSSTSPFLYQPLPPPAPSSTSPFLHQPLPPPAPSSTSPFLHQPLPRPAPSSTIPFLHQPLPQPAPSSTSPFLYQPLPPPAPSSTSPFLHLLCVYV; encoded by the coding sequence CCCCTTCATCTACCAGCCCCTTCCTCCACCAGCCCCTTCCTCTACCAGCCCCTTCCTCTACCATCCCCTTCCTCTACCAGCCCCTTCCTCCACCAGCCCCTTCCTCGACCAGCCCCTTCCTCCACCAGCCCCTTCCTCGACCAGCCCCTTCCTCCACCAGCCCCTTCCTCTACCATCCCCTTCCTCTACCAGCCCCTTCCTTTCCTCTACCATCCCCTTCCTCTACCAGCCCCTTCCTCTACCAGCCCCTTCCTCTACCAGCCCCTTCATCTACCAGCCCCTTCCTCCACCAGCCCCTTCCTCTAACATCCCCTTCCTCTACCAGCCCCTTCCTCCACCAGCCCCTTCCTCCACCAGCCCCTTCCTCTACCAGCCCCTTCCTCTACCAGCCCCTTCCTCCATAAGCCCCTTCCTCTACCAGCCccttcctctaccatcctcttcctccaccagcCCTTTCCTCCACCAGCCCCTTCCTCTACCAGCCCCTTCCTCCACCAGCCCCTTCCTCCACCAGCCCCTTCCTCTACCAGCCCCTTCCTCTACCAGCCccttcctctaccatcctcttcctccaccagcCCTTTCCTCCACCAGCCCCTTCCTCTACCAGCCCCTTCCTCCACCAGCCCCTTCATCTACCAGCCCCTTCCTCTACCAGCCCCTTCCTCCACCAGCCCCTTCCTCTACCAGCCCCTTCCTCTACCATCCCCTTCCTCTACCAGCCCCTTCCTCTACCAGCCCCTTCCTCCACCAGCCCCTTCCTCTACCAGCCCCTTCCTCCACCAGCCCCTTCCTCTACCAGCCCCTTCCGCCACCAGCCCCTTCCTCTACCAGCCCCTTCCTCTACCAGCCCCTTCCTCCACCAGCCCCTTCCTCCACCAGCCCCTTCCTCCACCAGCCCCTTCCTCCACCAGCCCCTTCCTCCACCAGCCCCTTCCTCTACCAGCCCCTTCCGCCACCAGCCCCTTCCTCCACCAGCCCCTTCCTCCACCAGCCCCTTCCTCCACCAGCCCCTTCCTCCACCAGCCCCTTCCTCCACCAGCCCCTTCCTCGACCAGCCCCTTCCTCTACCATCCCCTTCCTCCACCAGCCCCTTCCTCAACCAGCCCCTTCCTCTACCAGCCCCTTCCTCTACCAGCCCCTTCCTCCACCAGCCCCTTCCTCCACCAGCCCCTTCCTCCACCTTCTATGTGTGTATGTTTAG